In one Babylonia areolata isolate BAREFJ2019XMU chromosome 12, ASM4173473v1, whole genome shotgun sequence genomic region, the following are encoded:
- the LOC143288102 gene encoding uncharacterized protein LOC143288102, which yields MEGDASVSHLNSVGMSVHRQSSANKTIPVKVELFPNWTTTNPHDERFTRRVFIYSAIVALHNVPPYGTEIHFVIFQDGRRLLNLTCCAKPSDTDEVYIGHQARLDFSQSEILPNANERDLQLVGAIYSCWFPLSSRRMNGAHATLTSTSCPRDLSQYLPVHQPVRKPSGLAVCAKIAYGLKLDPNKLVEWFEMQRLLGVDRILLFDLNNTDIVHKIFKHYQDSGLLDLLPYKLPGRPWGRFVLKDGRDWTRYGDDKELPVWDCRLRLAGFKYVSTVDMDEFIFPRGFTSLKAFLRQQFDKQKIAAVLKFKPVFFLDHWGPVDPNASLMFLRYLNCTDPKNAVIKTAYLPERTHQAHTHNAYPYKPFTAEFVKPETAVVFHYRSCKKNWKFSCDGPRNTDRSMLKFADKLIPAVSKVRHKVGLHLHGLK from the exons ATGGAGGGAGACGCCTCAGTGTCACACCTGAACAGTGTTGGGATGTCAGTACATAGACAGTCCTCGGCGAATAAAACGATCCCAGTGAAG GTGGAGCTATTTCCTAACTGGACAACCACCAATCCCCATGATGAAAGATTCACTCGTCGTGTATTCATCTACTCTGCCATTGTAGCTCTGCACAACGTACCGCCTTATGGTACGGAGATTCATTTTGTCATCTTCCAAGATGGTAGACGGCTTCTGAATCTGACGTGCTGTGCAAAACCCTCTGACACGGATGAGGTCTACATTGGACATCAAGCCAGATTGGATTTCTCCCAATCAGAAATCTTGCCAAATGCCAATGAACGTGATTTACAGCTTGTGGGGGCCATTTACAGCTGCTGGTTCCCCCTTTCTTCCCGGCGGATGAACGGTGCTCACGCGACGCTGACGTCAACTTCATGTCCAAGAGACCTGAGCCAGTATCTGCCTGTCCACCAACCTGTCCGAAAACCAAGTGGGTTGGCCGTTTGCGCCAAGATCGCTTACGGCCTGAAGTTAGATCCGAACAAGCTGGTGGAATGGTTTGAAATGCAGCGCCTCCTGGGAGTTGACCGAATTCTGCTGTTTGACCTGAACAACACGGACATTGTGCACAAGATCTTTAAGCATTATCAGGATTCAGGACTGCTGGATCTCCTGCCTTATAAATTACCAG GACGCCCATGGGGTCGCTTCGTTCTAAAGGACGGCAGAGACTGGACGCGGTACGGTGACGACAAAGAACTACCCGTTTGGGACTGTCGCTTACGTCTGGCTGGCTTCAAGTACGTCTCCACCGTGGACATGGATGAGTTCATCTTCCCACGTGGCTTCACCAGTCTCAAAGCTTTCCTGAGG CAACAGTTTGACAAACAGAAAATCGCCGCCGTCCTGAAATTCAAGCCTGTGTTTTTTTTGGACCACTGGGGCCCTGTGGACCCTAACGCTTCTCTGATGTTCCTGCGGTATTTGAACTGTACAGACCCCAAGAATGCTGTGATCAAGACTGCCTATCTTCCTGAGCGAACGcaccaggctcacacacacaatgcttaTCCGTACAAACCATTTACAgc GGAGTTCGTGAAACCCGAGACAGCGGTCGTGTTCCATTATAGATCCTGCAAAAAGAACTGGAAGTTCAGCTGTGACGGGCCGCGGAACACCGACAGATCCATGCTGAAGTTTGCGGACAAGCTCATCCCTGCTGTCTCGAAAGTCCGACACAAAGTGGGACTGCATCTTCATGGGTTAAAGTAG